One Campylobacter concisus DNA window includes the following coding sequences:
- the dnaN gene encoding DNA polymerase III subunit beta: protein MKVLINKNMLESIVTNTNPYLEKRDLSAITSHIYISVKDGVLNIKATDHEIGLAYKLSNAKIVDEGYATANGKKLLDIIKSLKDEEVTLETVNNYLYIKQKNSKYKLPMYKFEDFPEFPTIEGKAKFNIDAIMLGRSLKKILPCIDSNNPKFELNGALLDIKQNYINIVGTDTKRLAVFKFANEASNEFSLIIPKKAINEIQKLFFDKIEIYYDENVLIAQSQNFEFFTKLINGKFPDYERVIPKDIAIRFELSRDKMVEGIKTISMLSDQMKITFSKESITFESIIEDNSEAKTMIEFQTGLEEDISINVKNRNLIDFLQSIEDEKFEFGFKDKNLPFVVSSKELLTVISPLNI, encoded by the coding sequence ATGAAGGTTTTAATAAACAAAAACATGCTTGAGAGCATAGTAACAAACACTAATCCATATCTCGAAAAAAGAGATCTTAGTGCTATCACTTCTCACATCTACATTTCAGTTAAAGATGGGGTTTTAAACATAAAAGCGACTGATCACGAGATAGGACTAGCATATAAACTAAGCAACGCAAAGATCGTTGATGAGGGCTATGCAACTGCAAATGGTAAAAAGCTACTTGACATCATAAAAAGCCTAAAAGATGAAGAGGTGACGCTTGAAACTGTTAATAACTATCTTTACATCAAGCAAAAAAACTCAAAATACAAACTTCCTATGTATAAATTTGAAGACTTCCCAGAGTTTCCAACGATAGAAGGCAAGGCCAAATTTAACATAGACGCCATAATGCTAGGAAGAAGTTTAAAGAAAATTTTACCTTGCATAGATAGCAACAACCCTAAATTTGAGCTAAACGGCGCCTTACTAGATATAAAACAAAACTATATAAATATAGTAGGCACCGATACAAAAAGGCTAGCTGTATTTAAATTTGCAAATGAAGCGAGCAATGAGTTTTCACTGATCATCCCTAAAAAGGCAATAAATGAAATTCAAAAGCTATTTTTCGACAAGATAGAAATTTACTATGATGAAAACGTCCTCATCGCTCAAAGCCAAAATTTTGAGTTTTTCACAAAGCTGATAAACGGCAAATTCCCTGACTATGAGCGCGTTATACCAAAAGATATCGCTATAAGATTTGAGCTAAGCAGAGATAAGATGGTTGAAGGCATCAAGACTATTTCTATGCTAAGCGATCAGATGAAGATAACTTTTTCAAAAGAGAGCATCACATTTGAGAGCATCATAGAGGACAACTCTGAAGCCAAAACGATGATAGAGTTTCAAACAGGACTTGAAGAAGATATCAGCATAAATGTAAAAAATAGAAATTTAATAGACTTCTTACAAAGCATAGAAGATGAGAAATTTGAGTTTGGATTTAAAGATAAAAATTTACCTTTCGTTGTTAGCTCAAAAGAGCTTTTAACGGTTATAAGTCCATTAAATATATAA
- the gyrB gene encoding DNA topoisomerase (ATP-hydrolyzing) subunit B: MENNYGAENIKVLKGLEAVRKRPGMYIGDTNISGLHHMIYEVVDNSIDEAMAGYCDTIDVELTREGSAIISDNGRGIPVDMHPTEKISAATVVLTVLHAGGKFDKDTYKVSGGLHGVGVSVVNALSKKLVVNIKRDGKLHRQEFAKGIPQSDLEVIKTTNRTGTQVEFWPDDSIFEVTEFDDEILVKRFRELAYLNPKITINFKDQRNGRSESFHFEGGLESFVTDMNKANAVSKAVSFSGGEDDVMVDFALLYNDTYSENLLSFVNNIKTPDGGTHEAGFRAGLTRVITNYVQANAAAREKDTKITGEDIREGLIAVVSVKVPEPQFEGQTKGKLGSSYVKPIVQKMVFDVLTKYFEENPIEARAIMDKALMAARGREAAKKARDLTRKKESMSVGTLPGKLADCQSKDPVISELYLVEGDSAGGSAKQGRDRVFQAILPLKGKILNVEKARLDKILKSDEIKNMITALGCGIGDEFDAEKLRYHKIIIMTDADVDGSHIQTLLLTFFFRFLNKVVENGHIYLAQPPLYRYKKGKKEIYLKDEKALNEFLIETGIEGVDIEGIGSADLIDFLKIVAAYRSVLKELEKRFNVLSAIRYMIENPDIVSKSYNEIFEILRDFLKAEGHNILNHYVSEDEVRIYVQTESGLEELVVNENLFTNPLYEEALYISQKIKERGLDLHSDVIDVLDEVEKNAKKGAYIQRYKGLGEMNPEQLWETTMNPENRRLLKIDINDTISASDTFNLFMGDEVEPRRNYIQDHAKDVKHLDI, from the coding sequence ATGGAAAATAATTACGGCGCAGAAAATATTAAAGTACTAAAAGGGCTTGAGGCGGTTAGGAAGCGCCCAGGCATGTATATAGGTGATACTAACATAAGCGGTCTTCACCACATGATCTACGAAGTCGTTGATAACTCTATCGACGAAGCGATGGCAGGATACTGTGATACGATAGATGTTGAGCTTACACGTGAGGGTTCAGCGATCATTAGCGATAATGGCCGTGGTATCCCAGTAGATATGCACCCAACTGAAAAAATTTCAGCTGCGACTGTTGTTTTAACTGTGCTTCACGCTGGTGGTAAATTTGACAAGGACACTTATAAGGTCTCTGGCGGTCTTCACGGAGTTGGTGTATCTGTCGTAAATGCCCTTTCTAAAAAGCTAGTCGTAAATATCAAACGTGATGGTAAGCTTCACAGACAAGAATTTGCAAAAGGCATCCCTCAAAGCGATCTTGAAGTTATAAAAACTACAAACCGCACAGGCACGCAAGTCGAGTTTTGGCCAGATGATAGCATATTTGAAGTGACTGAATTTGACGATGAAATTTTAGTAAAAAGATTTCGCGAGCTAGCCTATCTAAATCCAAAGATAACTATAAATTTCAAAGATCAAAGAAATGGCAGAAGCGAGAGCTTTCATTTTGAGGGCGGACTTGAGAGCTTTGTAACTGATATGAACAAGGCAAATGCTGTCAGCAAAGCAGTCTCATTTAGCGGCGGCGAAGATGATGTTATGGTTGATTTTGCACTGCTTTACAACGACACTTATAGTGAAAATTTACTAAGCTTTGTAAATAACATCAAAACTCCAGATGGTGGTACGCATGAGGCTGGCTTTAGAGCGGGTCTTACAAGAGTTATCACAAACTACGTTCAAGCAAACGCTGCTGCACGTGAAAAAGATACAAAGATAACTGGTGAAGATATCCGCGAGGGACTTATCGCAGTTGTGAGCGTAAAGGTGCCAGAGCCGCAGTTTGAGGGACAAACAAAGGGCAAACTAGGCTCTAGCTACGTAAAACCTATCGTTCAAAAGATGGTTTTTGACGTGCTTACAAAGTATTTTGAAGAAAATCCTATCGAAGCAAGAGCGATAATGGATAAAGCTCTAATGGCAGCTCGTGGTAGAGAAGCGGCTAAAAAAGCTAGGGATCTAACTCGCAAAAAAGAGAGCATGAGCGTAGGCACGCTCCCTGGCAAACTAGCTGACTGCCAGAGCAAAGACCCAGTCATCAGCGAGCTATATCTAGTGGAGGGCGACTCTGCGGGCGGTTCTGCAAAGCAGGGTCGTGATAGAGTTTTTCAAGCGATATTGCCGCTTAAGGGTAAAATTCTAAACGTCGAAAAGGCAAGACTGGATAAAATTTTAAAGTCTGACGAGATAAAAAATATGATAACAGCGCTAGGCTGCGGTATCGGAGATGAATTTGACGCTGAAAAGCTTAGATATCATAAGATCATCATCATGACCGACGCCGACGTCGATGGTAGCCACATTCAGACGCTGCTTTTAACTTTCTTCTTTAGATTTTTAAATAAAGTTGTAGAAAACGGCCACATCTACCTAGCTCAGCCGCCACTTTACCGCTATAAAAAAGGCAAGAAAGAAATTTATCTAAAAGATGAAAAGGCACTAAACGAATTTCTTATCGAAACTGGTATCGAGGGCGTTGATATAGAGGGTATCGGCAGTGCGGATCTCATCGACTTCTTAAAGATCGTTGCAGCTTATAGAAGCGTCTTAAAAGAGCTTGAAAAACGCTTTAACGTCCTTTCAGCGATCCGCTATATGATAGAAAATCCAGACATCGTCTCAAAAAGCTACAATGAAATTTTTGAAATTTTAAGAGATTTCTTAAAAGCTGAGGGTCATAACATCTTAAATCACTACGTTAGCGAAGATGAGGTTAGAATTTACGTCCAAACAGAGAGCGGCCTAGAAGAGCTTGTGGTAAATGAAAATTTATTTACAAATCCACTCTATGAAGAGGCGCTTTACATCAGCCAAAAGATAAAAGAGCGCGGCCTAGACTTGCATAGTGACGTTATAGACGTGCTTGATGAAGTAGAGAAAAATGCGAAAAAAGGTGCATATATCCAGCGCTATAAAGGTCTTGGTGAGATGAACCCTGAGCAGCTTTGGGAGACAACTATGAACCCTGAGAACAGAAGACTTTTAAAGATCGATATAAACGACACTATAAGTGCTTCTGATACGTTTAATCTCTTCATGGGCGATGAGGTCGAGCCAAGAAGAAACTACATCCAAGACCACGCAAAAGATGTTAAACACTTGGATATTTAA
- the queF gene encoding preQ(1) synthase has product MSEELEIEMKYGEKILKEFDVESDLEVWENKQTRDYVIKITLPEFCCLCPRSGYPDFATIYLEYIPNKLVVELKAIKLYINSFMNRNISHEDSINEIYSVLEKKLEPKFMKIVGDFNPRGNVHTVIEVSSDLVVKKPAEEKEFTPKSRERSFSDKPRERRSTSDRGSSRAGSSRGSRDDKFKKDDKPRRSSNKEGFRKISYADDKKPKVVKKDK; this is encoded by the coding sequence ATGAGCGAAGAGCTAGAGATAGAGATGAAATACGGCGAGAAAATTTTGAAAGAATTTGACGTAGAGAGTGACCTTGAGGTCTGGGAAAATAAGCAAACAAGGGACTATGTCATAAAGATCACTCTGCCTGAATTTTGCTGCCTTTGCCCTCGCTCTGGTTATCCTGACTTTGCGACCATATACCTTGAGTACATACCAAACAAGCTAGTTGTCGAGCTAAAAGCGATAAAGCTTTATATAAATAGCTTTATGAACCGCAATATCAGCCACGAAGATAGTATAAATGAAATTTACTCTGTTTTAGAGAAAAAACTAGAGCCTAAATTTATGAAGATAGTGGGCGACTTTAACCCACGTGGAAATGTCCATACGGTTATCGAGGTCAGCTCTGATCTAGTCGTAAAAAAGCCAGCTGAAGAGAAAGAATTTACTCCAAAAAGTAGGGAGAGAAGCTTTAGTGATAAGCCACGTGAAAGACGTAGCACAAGCGATCGTGGTAGTAGCAGAGCTGGTAGCAGCAGAGGCAGCAGAGATGATAAATTTAAAAAAGATGACAAGCCAAGAAGAAGCTCAAATAAAGAGGGCTTTAGAAAGATAAGCTACGCAGATGATAAGAAGCCAAAAGTAGTCAAAAAGGATAAATAA
- a CDS encoding HD domain-containing protein — protein sequence MISAKLIEHIFKAASISRWNDYPKMTNLVELDKQAHKFIIAYFIAKQEQNADMNYIIEAGIFEFLSRVVVTDIRPDVFHHIQKTKKEQINSWVLSNLETLISDIEGGEFLERFKNHYKNDKSHEKERLILKAASYLATRWEFSIVYQTSQFLSDIDELKAKVEEEMEDYYELIGVRKIAMNQKLARLVDLSGRLRFQKRWAQTPRIPETAVLGHMLVVAILSYFYSLKAKACKKRLENNFFCALFHDLPESLTRDIISPVKYGVKGLNEIISEYEMRLIDERILPFVPEKIKDEFSYILGIRKDGEKFIKDEFENRTFERKIICHEGTMENVNEDKFNPIDGKALKYCDKLSAYIEAGISISYGVKSKELTDGFNNMYKFFSEKPKIDGVDFLEICDDFNEHFGLERPPLR from the coding sequence ATGATAAGTGCTAAGCTTATAGAACATATCTTTAAAGCAGCATCTATATCACGTTGGAACGACTATCCAAAGATGACAAATTTAGTCGAGCTTGACAAGCAGGCTCATAAATTTATCATCGCTTATTTCATAGCAAAACAAGAGCAAAATGCCGATATGAACTACATCATCGAGGCTGGAATTTTTGAGTTTTTAAGCAGAGTCGTAGTCACAGACATACGCCCTGACGTCTTTCACCACATCCAAAAGACAAAAAAAGAGCAGATAAATAGCTGGGTTTTAAGCAACCTTGAGACACTCATCTCAGATATCGAGGGTGGCGAGTTTTTGGAGAGATTTAAAAACCACTATAAAAATGACAAAAGCCACGAAAAAGAGCGCCTCATCTTAAAAGCAGCCAGCTATCTTGCCACGAGGTGGGAATTTTCTATCGTCTATCAAACTAGCCAGTTTTTAAGCGATATCGACGAGCTTAAGGCGAAGGTTGAGGAGGAGATGGAGGATTATTATGAGTTAATCGGCGTTAGAAAGATCGCTATGAATCAAAAACTAGCCCGTCTTGTTGATCTAAGTGGCAGGCTAAGGTTTCAAAAGCGCTGGGCACAAACGCCTCGCATCCCTGAAACTGCGGTCTTAGGACATATGCTAGTTGTTGCGATACTAAGCTACTTTTACTCACTAAAAGCAAAAGCTTGCAAAAAACGGCTAGAAAATAACTTCTTTTGCGCACTATTTCACGATCTACCAGAGAGCCTTACAAGGGATATCATAAGCCCTGTAAAATACGGTGTAAAGGGGCTAAATGAGATCATCAGCGAGTATGAGATGAGGCTTATTGATGAGAGGATTTTGCCATTTGTGCCTGAAAAGATCAAAGATGAGTTTAGCTACATCCTTGGTATCAGAAAAGATGGCGAGAAATTTATCAAAGATGAGTTTGAAAATAGGACATTCGAGCGCAAGATCATCTGCCACGAAGGGACTATGGAGAACGTCAATGAGGATAAATTTAACCCGATCGATGGCAAAGCGCTAAAATACTGCGACAAGCTCTCAGCCTACATCGAAGCTGGAATTTCCATAAGCTACGGCGTCAAGTCAAAAGAGCTAACTGACGGCTTTAATAATATGTATAAATTTTTTAGCGAAAAACCTAAGATCGACGGAGTGGATTTTTTAGAAATTTGCGATGATTTTAATGAGCATTTTGGTTTAGAAAGACCCCCTCTCAGATGA
- a CDS encoding RDD family protein — protein MAKQKAKIAPIWARVKAFIIDLFIIGMPIFYISTYLVLGGKEDFLNNQLAIFVVNSIISFIMCLFFSIKAQTPGYKAQEIYLINLQTGKKLSLFHAILRQICFAFAGFSIIGLCLCFFRKDKLNLHDIITHSAAVQKAA, from the coding sequence TTGGCAAAACAAAAGGCAAAAATCGCACCGATCTGGGCTAGAGTAAAGGCCTTTATCATCGATCTTTTCATCATCGGGATGCCGATATTTTACATCAGCACATATCTCGTTCTTGGCGGTAAAGAGGACTTTTTAAACAACCAGCTTGCCATCTTTGTGGTAAATAGCATCATCTCATTTATAATGTGCCTATTTTTTAGCATAAAAGCACAAACTCCAGGCTACAAAGCACAAGAAATTTATCTCATAAATTTACAAACCGGCAAAAAACTAAGCCTTTTTCACGCGATCTTGCGCCAAATTTGCTTTGCATTTGCTGGCTTTAGCATCATCGGACTTTGCCTTTGCTTTTTCAGAAAAGACAAGCTAAATTTGCACGACATCATCACTCACTCAGCCGCCGTGCAAAAAGCAGCTTAA
- the purM gene encoding phosphoribosylformylglycinamidine cyclo-ligase: MISYKDAGVDIDAGNSFVEAIKPFVKSTQTPNVIGGIGSFSGAVRLPSGYKNPAILGATDGVGTKLRLAIDAKKFDGVGEDLVAMCVNDLICNFATPLFFLDYYATAKLEIESAKEVVKSIANGCKKAQCALIGGETAEMPSMYEKGDFDLAGFAVGIAEADEIDRSKFVKSGDVLVALPSSGLHSNGFSLARKVVSELGLKFDEKVGERKLIDVLLEPTRIYVSDFLNLKDKITAMAHITGGGIVENLPRVFPAGLGAKVQKSAIKTPEIFKILAQKVEDSEMMRTFNMGVGMILVVPKENIDAVLANSDGYVIGEVVSGKSVELV, translated from the coding sequence ATGATAAGTTATAAAGATGCCGGAGTTGATATAGATGCTGGAAACAGCTTTGTTGAGGCGATCAAGCCTTTCGTAAAATCTACGCAAACACCAAACGTCATAGGCGGCATCGGATCATTTTCAGGTGCGGTCAGACTGCCAAGCGGATATAAAAATCCAGCCATTTTAGGCGCGACCGACGGCGTTGGCACGAAGCTTCGCCTAGCTATCGACGCTAAGAAATTTGACGGCGTTGGCGAGGATCTAGTCGCTATGTGCGTAAATGACCTCATCTGCAACTTCGCCACACCACTCTTTTTCCTCGACTACTACGCGACTGCAAAGCTTGAGATAGAAAGCGCCAAAGAGGTTGTAAAAAGTATCGCAAATGGCTGCAAAAAGGCGCAGTGTGCGCTGATCGGCGGTGAGACAGCCGAGATGCCGTCGATGTATGAAAAGGGTGACTTTGACCTTGCTGGATTTGCCGTGGGTATCGCTGAGGCTGACGAGATCGACAGAAGCAAATTTGTAAAATCTGGTGACGTTTTAGTCGCACTTCCAAGCAGCGGCCTGCACTCAAATGGCTTTTCATTGGCAAGAAAGGTTGTAAGCGAGCTTGGGCTAAAATTTGACGAAAAAGTGGGTGAGCGCAAGCTAATCGACGTGCTTCTTGAACCAACTAGAATTTACGTGAGCGACTTTTTAAACTTAAAAGATAAGATCACAGCGATGGCGCATATAACGGGTGGTGGCATAGTTGAAAACTTGCCTCGCGTCTTCCCTGCTGGACTTGGCGCGAAGGTGCAAAAAAGCGCTATAAAAACGCCTGAAATTTTTAAAATCCTAGCTCAAAAAGTAGAAGATAGCGAGATGATGAGGACATTTAACATGGGCGTTGGCATGATCCTTGTCGTGCCTAAAGAAAACATTGATGCTGTGCTAGCAAATAGCGATGGCTACGTGATCGGCGAAGTGGTAAGTGGCAAAAGCGTTGAGCTAGTTTGA
- the coaE gene encoding dephospho-CoA kinase (Dephospho-CoA kinase (CoaE) performs the final step in coenzyme A biosynthesis.): MQNFPNAYVITGSIASGKSTVVNLLKERGFSVIDADLIAHEQLEICKCEIVEVFGEQILDETGKIDRKKLGAIVFNEPKKLKNLEQILHPKIKAEIFFKASQLERLGEIYFVDIPLFFEKKNRYSEFKNVAVIYAPKELLLSRLMSRNGLSLEDAKARVELQMNIEKKRKMAKFIIDNSSDREHLKLELEKFLGQICAIS, translated from the coding sequence TTGCAGAATTTTCCAAACGCCTATGTCATCACAGGCTCGATCGCTAGCGGCAAAAGCACGGTTGTAAATTTGCTAAAAGAGCGAGGTTTTAGCGTGATAGATGCGGACCTCATCGCGCACGAGCAGCTTGAAATTTGCAAATGCGAGATAGTAGAAGTTTTTGGTGAGCAAATTTTAGATGAGACTGGCAAGATAGATCGTAAAAAACTGGGCGCCATAGTCTTTAACGAGCCAAAAAAGCTTAAGAATTTAGAGCAAATTTTGCATCCAAAGATAAAGGCTGAAATTTTTTTCAAAGCTTCGCAGCTTGAGCGCTTGGGGGAGATTTATTTTGTCGATATCCCTTTGTTTTTTGAAAAAAAAAATCGCTACAGCGAGTTTAAAAATGTAGCCGTGATCTACGCGCCAAAAGAGCTTTTACTAAGCCGTCTAATGAGCCGAAATGGGCTAAGCTTAGAGGATGCAAAAGCTAGAGTAGAGCTTCAGATGAACATCGAGAAAAAGCGAAAAATGGCAAAATTTATTATCGATAATAGCAGCGATAGGGAGCATTTAAAGCTCGAGTTAGAGAAATTTCTAGGGCAAATTTGCGCTATTTCTTGA
- a CDS encoding DNA alkylation repair protein has translation MKSCILNLEKEFSLIENGFKEQESRALADYKAKGAERCKELAYIAYGSNVYQVRMYAVFLFGHLSDSEEILAFMRDEVSKDENWRVQEVLAKAFDEFCKKIGYEQALLTIDNWLKNGNANAKRAVSEGLRIWTNRPYFKDNPDEAIRRLASLKEDESEYLRKSVGNALKDISKKFPNLVKAELASWDLDSKESLQTYKFASKFIKK, from the coding sequence TTGAAGAGCTGTATCTTAAATTTAGAAAAAGAGTTTTCTTTGATAGAAAATGGCTTTAAAGAGCAAGAAAGTAGGGCTTTGGCTGACTATAAAGCAAAGGGAGCAGAGCGCTGCAAAGAGCTTGCATACATAGCATACGGCTCGAATGTCTATCAAGTGCGGATGTATGCGGTTTTTCTCTTTGGGCACCTATCAGATAGTGAAGAAATTTTGGCGTTTATGAGAGATGAAGTCTCAAAAGATGAAAACTGGAGGGTTCAAGAGGTGCTGGCAAAGGCGTTTGACGAATTTTGTAAAAAAATTGGCTACGAGCAGGCACTTTTAACGATCGATAACTGGCTAAAAAACGGCAACGCAAATGCAAAAAGAGCCGTAAGTGAAGGCCTTAGGATATGGACAAATAGGCCCTATTTTAAAGATAACCCAGATGAGGCCATTAGGCGTCTAGCTAGCTTAAAAGAAGACGAGAGCGAATATCTTAGAAAGTCGGTTGGCAATGCTCTAAAGGATATAAGCAAGAAATTTCCAAATTTAGTAAAAGCTGAGCTTGCTAGCTGGGATTTGGATAGTAAAGAGAGCTTGCAAACATATAAATTTGCTAGTAAATTTATCAAGAAATAG
- the dapF gene encoding diaminopimelate epimerase, with amino-acid sequence MQVSKYNASGNDFVIFHTFLSKDRSELARQICSRTNGVGADGLIVLLPYEKGVKWEFYNSDGSYAAMCGNGSRAAARYAYLNGLVSSSEFALLTGSGEVMASVKDECVEVVLTSPKILSEPLNEGGKTWYFYDTGVPHLVNFTRNLDEFDVKECRALRQKYNANVNLAKFDGGVLKVRTYERGVEDETLACGTGMAACFYGATLNLNAAQCLKVYPKSGEELGLRLENAKILFSGAVKHCFDTSIEI; translated from the coding sequence ATGCAAGTCTCAAAATATAACGCTAGTGGCAACGATTTTGTCATATTTCACACATTTTTGAGCAAAGATAGAAGCGAGCTTGCAAGGCAGATTTGCAGCCGAACAAACGGCGTGGGAGCTGACGGGCTCATCGTGCTTTTGCCTTACGAAAAGGGCGTGAAATGGGAGTTTTACAACAGCGACGGAAGCTACGCTGCGATGTGTGGCAACGGCTCGCGTGCGGCTGCTAGATATGCCTATCTAAACGGCCTTGTTAGTTCAAGCGAATTTGCTCTGCTAACTGGTAGCGGCGAGGTGATGGCAAGCGTGAAAGATGAGTGCGTCGAGGTCGTGCTAACAAGTCCAAAAATTTTAAGCGAACCACTAAATGAAGGTGGCAAAACTTGGTACTTTTACGATACTGGCGTGCCTCATCTTGTAAATTTCACGCGAAATTTAGATGAATTTGACGTCAAAGAGTGCAGGGCGCTTCGCCAAAAATACAATGCAAATGTAAATTTAGCCAAATTTGATGGCGGAGTTTTAAAGGTGAGAACCTACGAAAGGGGCGTGGAGGACGAGACGCTAGCTTGTGGCACTGGCATGGCGGCTTGCTTTTACGGCGCTACTTTAAATTTAAACGCAGCACAATGCCTAAAAGTCTATCCAAAAAGCGGCGAGGAGCTTGGCCTTAGGCTTGAAAACGCTAAAATCTTATTTAGCGGAGCGGTGAAACACTGCTTTGATACGAGTATTGAAATTTAA
- the rplT gene encoding 50S ribosomal protein L20, with translation MARVKTGVVRRRRHKKVLKLARGFFSARHKHFRKAKEQLERSLVYAYRDRRQKKRDFRRLWIVRINAACRLNDISYSRFINGLNKANIELDRKILADLAMNDAKAFAALAKQAKDALK, from the coding sequence ATGGCAAGAGTAAAAACAGGCGTAGTTAGAAGAAGACGCCATAAGAAAGTTTTAAAGCTAGCACGTGGCTTTTTCAGTGCTAGACATAAACACTTTAGAAAAGCTAAAGAGCAACTAGAGAGAAGTTTAGTTTACGCATACCGCGACAGACGTCAGAAAAAACGTGATTTCAGACGTTTATGGATCGTTCGTATCAACGCAGCTTGCAGACTAAACGACATTAGCTATTCAAGATTTATCAACGGCTTAAACAAAGCTAACATAGAACTTGATAGAAAAATTTTAGCTGATCTAGCTATGAATGACGCGAAGGCATTTGCGGCACTTGCAAAACAAGCAAAAGATGCTTTGAAATAA
- the rpmI gene encoding 50S ribosomal protein L35 encodes MPKMKTVRGAAKRFKVGKNKIKRGSAFRSHILTKKPSKRMRDLRGPKYVDSTNVPAVRKMLGV; translated from the coding sequence ATGCCAAAGATGAAAACCGTTCGCGGTGCTGCTAAGCGCTTTAAAGTAGGTAAAAATAAGATAAAAAGAGGCTCTGCTTTTAGAAGCCATATCTTAACAAAAAAACCTAGTAAGCGTATGAGAGATTTGCGTGGCCCAAAATACGTGGACAGCACAAATGTCCCAGCCGTTCGCAAAATGCTCGGCGTATAA